CGAGAGGAAATGGAGTCGTGGATCTATAAGTCCTGCGACCTTGAGAATATCCAGTTCCAGCTCTGCCAACCTTTGCCCAGCACGACCCGCAAGTATCGCTTTCTGCAAGAGCATGGAGGAGGGGTCTACCATATCGGGTTCGGGGTGCCTGACATCGAAGAGGCGGAGCAGGCTTGCCTGGATATGGGGCTTGTCATCGGCGAGCGAGGTAGAAAGCACGATGGCGAGGGCTTCACGTATTTCGATACGAGGGAGGACGCTGGCGTCGTCCTCGAGATTCGCTCCAATTGGAACCCCTGATTGTCTCGTCGCACCGGAGCTGCTTGGTATCAAACGGTTCCGGTGCGATTTCACCCGGAGAAGGGCTGCCTGTTCGACTAGCGGCGGTCCAGAAGGCCAGTTCTTACCGTCGCCGTTCTGCCGGGGCTGGCAGTCGTCCTCAAGGACTGTCCGGTTACCTCTCATGCGCCGTGCCAAATCGACTTTGGTCGGTAAAATTCCAGAAGCTAGGGGCACGTTCTCATGCAGGGGATGGTCGTAGCCGCGCAGCCCGAAGCAGCCGAGGTTGGCGCGGAGATATTGAGAGCGGGTGGCAACGCGGTCGATGCCGCCATCGCCTGCGCATTTTGCCAAGGCGTCGTTGACCCTCAGATGTGCGGGATCGGGGGCTTCGGCGCGATGCACGTCGTGCTGCCCGGGCGAGGGGTGCACACGACGCTGGAGTTCCTGGGAAGAGCGCCGTTAGCCTCGACCGCGGACATGTGGGAGGCCAATTTCGTCGGCGAGACCAGAGACGGATTTGCGTTCCTTCTCGACGACCTCGCGAACGACATCGGCTATCGGGCCGTGGGCACTCCGGGGAATGTGAAGGGCTTCTGTCTTGCACTGGAGCGGTACGGTAAGATGGACCTTGCCGATGTGATGGCGCCGGCGATCGCGCACGCCCGCGACGGATTTTTGATCAGGCCATATATGCATTATTTCTGGTCCATCGATCTTGGAGCGTATCGCCCGCGGTGGATCGGACGTTTTCTATCACGGCGAGCTCGCGGACGAGATTGCGGCCGATATGGCCGAGAACGGCGGTCTTCTAACAAAGGCCGATCTTCAAGCGTATCGCGTTTCGGAAAAGGATCCGATCTGGGGCAGCTATCGCGGCCGCCGCGTTGCCAGCACGCCTCCTGCGACAGGCGGTATTTCGCTAATCGAACTGCTTCAGA
This sequence is a window from Bosea vestrisii. Protein-coding genes within it:
- a CDS encoding VOC family protein: MSSDGKKNVFRKVHHLCIVVPDIEKAVEYYESVGIGPWKDFPPLGDLPVSSLTREEMESWIYKSCDLENIQFQLCQPLPSTTRKYRFLQEHGGGVYHIGFGVPDIEEAEQACLDMGLVIGERGRKHDGEGFTYFDTREDAGVVLEIRSNWNP